A DNA window from Vigna unguiculata cultivar IT97K-499-35 chromosome 10, ASM411807v1, whole genome shotgun sequence contains the following coding sequences:
- the LOC114165112 gene encoding transcription factor EGL1-like isoform X1, whose protein sequence is MANKGSPMHEKMQKNLCTQLAVAVRSIQWSYGIFWAPSTTEERVLEWREGYYNGDIKTRKTVQAMELEMKADKIGLQRSEQLKELYKFLLAGEADPQTKRPSAALAPEDLSDLEWYYLVCMSFVFGHNQSSLPGRTLEIGDTIWLCDAQHADSKIFSRSLLAKSASIQTVVCFPYQKGVIEIGSTELVIEDPNLIQHVKACFLEISKPTCSDKSSSVLDKPHDDKYPTCTKSDHRVFDVMALENPCSLEKKIKFDNHDPVNGLEGDNNEDSNMDFPDGCEHHYPMESMIDGMNGVPSQVHFVNDALVIGAPDSLSSCDCMSEASENQGKDSKNEGQTQLLELQDCYRPKRGFLDAGADEDLCYIRTLCAILGNSSTFKANPYAGNSNCKSSFAKWKKGRVSERKRSKFHQSMLKKTLFKVPFMHRSYFSRKSQKESDRMEWTSKLENAGDGFMGKTLSDKKREIKNFQVVKSLAPSSISEEEKISILGDTIKYLKRLETRVEELESYMEVADTEARTRRKCPDVLEQMSDNYGTRKICMGVKPWMNKRKASGFDEMDTELERIVCEEAKALDVKVKVKEQEVLIEMKCPYREYILYDIMDTINNLHLDAHTVESSTSDGVLSLTLKSKFRGAATAPLRMIKEALWKAYGNV, encoded by the exons ATGGCCAACAAGGGAAGTCCAATGCATGAGAAGATGCAGAAAAACCTTTGCACACAACTTGCTGTTGCAGTGAGAAGCATTCAATGGAGTTATGGGATCTTCTGGGCACCTTCAACCACTGAAGAAAG GGTGCTGGAATGGAGAGAAGGGTACTACAATGGAGACATCAAGACAAGAAAAACTGTTCAAGCCATGGAATTGGAAATGAAAGCTGATAAAATAGGTCTGCAGAGGAGTGAGCAATTGAAGGAACTATACAAGTTTCTTCTTGCAGGTGAAGCTGATCCACAAACCAAAAGGCCTTCTGCTGCATTAGCTCCAGAGGATCTCTCAGATTTGGAGTGGTATTACTTGGTTTGCATGTCCTTTGTTTTCGGTCACAATCAAAG TAGTTTGCCGGGGAGAACACTGGAAATTGGTGACACAATCTGGTTATGCGATGCTCAACATGCAGATAGTAAAATTTTCTCTCGTTCTTTGCTAGCAAAG AGTGCGTCAATTCAG ACCGTGGTGTGTTTTCCCTACCAGAAAGGCGTTATTGAGATAGGTTCAACTGAACTG GTTATCGAGGACCCTAATCTGATCCAACATGTGAAGGCTTGCTTCTTAGAAATCTCAAAGCCTACGTGTTCTGATAAATCTTCCTCTGTGCTTGATAAGCCTCATGATGACAAATATCCAACATGTACCAAAAGTGACCACAGGGTGTTTGATGTAATGGCTCTGGAGAATCCATGTTCCCttgaaaagaaaatcaaatttgaTAATCATGATCCTGTCAATGGGTTAGAAGGTGATAACAATGAAGATTCTAACATGGATTTTCCTGATGGTTGTGAGCACCATTACCCTATGGAATCCATGATTGATGGTATGAATGGTGTGCCCTCTCAAGTTCATTTTGTGAATGATGCCTTAGTCATTGGTGCTCCTGATTCCCTGAGTTCTTGTGACTGCATGTCTGAAGCTTCTGAGAACCAAGGCAAGGATTCCAAGAATGAAGGCCAAACTCAACTTTTGGAACTTCAAGATTGCTACAGACCAAAGAGAGGATTCTTGGATGCTGGAGCTGATGAAGACTTGTGCTACATCAGAACCCTTTGTGCTATTTTGGGGAACTCGTCAACATTCAAAGCAAACCCTTATGCCGGTAACTCGAATTGCAAATCTAGTTTTGCAAAATGGAAGAAAGGGAGAGTTTCTGAAAGGAAGAGGTCAAAGTTTCACCAAAGCATGTTAAAGAAGACTTTGTTTAAGGTCCCCTTCATGCACAGAAGTTACTTTTCCCGCAAGTCACAGAAAGAGAGTGACAGAATGGAATGGACTAGTAAATTGGAAAATGCTGGTGATGGTTTCATGGGAAAAACATTATCTGAtaagaaaagagaaattaaaaactttCAGGTTGTCAAATCTTTGGCTCCATCTTCTATAAGTGAG GAGGAGAAGATATCAATTCTTGGTGACACAATTAAGTACTTGAAAAGGCTTGAGACTAGAGTGGAAGAGCTAGAATCTTACATGGAAGTTGCAGATACTGAAGCAAGAACAAGGAGAAAATGCCCTGATGTTCTGGAACAGATGTCTGATAACTATGGCACCAGAAAGATTTGCATGGGAGTGAAACCTTGGATGAACAAGAGGAAGGCCAGTGGTTTTGATGAGATGGACACAGAACTAGAAAGAATTGTTTGCGAAGAAGCAAAGGCTTTGGATGTGAAAGTGAAGGTAAAGGAGCAGGAGGTTCTGATTGAGATGAAATGTCCTTACAGGGAATACATTCTCTACGATATCATGGATACCATTAACAACCTACATTTAGATGCTCACACAGTTGAATCATCAACAAGTGATGGCGTTCTCTCATTGACACTTAAATCTAAG tttCGAGGAGCAGCAACAGCACCACTGAGGATGATCAAAGAAGCTCTCTGGAAAGCATATGGAAATGTTTGA
- the LOC114165112 gene encoding transcription factor EGL1-like isoform X2, whose translation MANKGSPMHEKMQKNLCTQLAVAVRSIQWSYGIFWAPSTTEERVLEWREGYYNGDIKTRKTVQAMELEMKADKIGLQRSEQLKELYKFLLAGEADPQTKRPSAALAPEDLSDLEWYYLVCMSFVFGHNQSLPGRTLEIGDTIWLCDAQHADSKIFSRSLLAKSASIQTVVCFPYQKGVIEIGSTELVIEDPNLIQHVKACFLEISKPTCSDKSSSVLDKPHDDKYPTCTKSDHRVFDVMALENPCSLEKKIKFDNHDPVNGLEGDNNEDSNMDFPDGCEHHYPMESMIDGMNGVPSQVHFVNDALVIGAPDSLSSCDCMSEASENQGKDSKNEGQTQLLELQDCYRPKRGFLDAGADEDLCYIRTLCAILGNSSTFKANPYAGNSNCKSSFAKWKKGRVSERKRSKFHQSMLKKTLFKVPFMHRSYFSRKSQKESDRMEWTSKLENAGDGFMGKTLSDKKREIKNFQVVKSLAPSSISEEEKISILGDTIKYLKRLETRVEELESYMEVADTEARTRRKCPDVLEQMSDNYGTRKICMGVKPWMNKRKASGFDEMDTELERIVCEEAKALDVKVKVKEQEVLIEMKCPYREYILYDIMDTINNLHLDAHTVESSTSDGVLSLTLKSKFRGAATAPLRMIKEALWKAYGNV comes from the exons ATGGCCAACAAGGGAAGTCCAATGCATGAGAAGATGCAGAAAAACCTTTGCACACAACTTGCTGTTGCAGTGAGAAGCATTCAATGGAGTTATGGGATCTTCTGGGCACCTTCAACCACTGAAGAAAG GGTGCTGGAATGGAGAGAAGGGTACTACAATGGAGACATCAAGACAAGAAAAACTGTTCAAGCCATGGAATTGGAAATGAAAGCTGATAAAATAGGTCTGCAGAGGAGTGAGCAATTGAAGGAACTATACAAGTTTCTTCTTGCAGGTGAAGCTGATCCACAAACCAAAAGGCCTTCTGCTGCATTAGCTCCAGAGGATCTCTCAGATTTGGAGTGGTATTACTTGGTTTGCATGTCCTTTGTTTTCGGTCACAATCAAAG TTTGCCGGGGAGAACACTGGAAATTGGTGACACAATCTGGTTATGCGATGCTCAACATGCAGATAGTAAAATTTTCTCTCGTTCTTTGCTAGCAAAG AGTGCGTCAATTCAG ACCGTGGTGTGTTTTCCCTACCAGAAAGGCGTTATTGAGATAGGTTCAACTGAACTG GTTATCGAGGACCCTAATCTGATCCAACATGTGAAGGCTTGCTTCTTAGAAATCTCAAAGCCTACGTGTTCTGATAAATCTTCCTCTGTGCTTGATAAGCCTCATGATGACAAATATCCAACATGTACCAAAAGTGACCACAGGGTGTTTGATGTAATGGCTCTGGAGAATCCATGTTCCCttgaaaagaaaatcaaatttgaTAATCATGATCCTGTCAATGGGTTAGAAGGTGATAACAATGAAGATTCTAACATGGATTTTCCTGATGGTTGTGAGCACCATTACCCTATGGAATCCATGATTGATGGTATGAATGGTGTGCCCTCTCAAGTTCATTTTGTGAATGATGCCTTAGTCATTGGTGCTCCTGATTCCCTGAGTTCTTGTGACTGCATGTCTGAAGCTTCTGAGAACCAAGGCAAGGATTCCAAGAATGAAGGCCAAACTCAACTTTTGGAACTTCAAGATTGCTACAGACCAAAGAGAGGATTCTTGGATGCTGGAGCTGATGAAGACTTGTGCTACATCAGAACCCTTTGTGCTATTTTGGGGAACTCGTCAACATTCAAAGCAAACCCTTATGCCGGTAACTCGAATTGCAAATCTAGTTTTGCAAAATGGAAGAAAGGGAGAGTTTCTGAAAGGAAGAGGTCAAAGTTTCACCAAAGCATGTTAAAGAAGACTTTGTTTAAGGTCCCCTTCATGCACAGAAGTTACTTTTCCCGCAAGTCACAGAAAGAGAGTGACAGAATGGAATGGACTAGTAAATTGGAAAATGCTGGTGATGGTTTCATGGGAAAAACATTATCTGAtaagaaaagagaaattaaaaactttCAGGTTGTCAAATCTTTGGCTCCATCTTCTATAAGTGAG GAGGAGAAGATATCAATTCTTGGTGACACAATTAAGTACTTGAAAAGGCTTGAGACTAGAGTGGAAGAGCTAGAATCTTACATGGAAGTTGCAGATACTGAAGCAAGAACAAGGAGAAAATGCCCTGATGTTCTGGAACAGATGTCTGATAACTATGGCACCAGAAAGATTTGCATGGGAGTGAAACCTTGGATGAACAAGAGGAAGGCCAGTGGTTTTGATGAGATGGACACAGAACTAGAAAGAATTGTTTGCGAAGAAGCAAAGGCTTTGGATGTGAAAGTGAAGGTAAAGGAGCAGGAGGTTCTGATTGAGATGAAATGTCCTTACAGGGAATACATTCTCTACGATATCATGGATACCATTAACAACCTACATTTAGATGCTCACACAGTTGAATCATCAACAAGTGATGGCGTTCTCTCATTGACACTTAAATCTAAG tttCGAGGAGCAGCAACAGCACCACTGAGGATGATCAAAGAAGCTCTCTGGAAAGCATATGGAAATGTTTGA
- the LOC114165112 gene encoding transcription factor EGL1-like isoform X3 has product MANKGSPMHEKMQKNLCTQLAVAVRSIQWSYGIFWAPSTTEERVLEWREGYYNGDIKTRKTVQAMELEMKADKIGLQRSEQLKELYKFLLAGEADPQTKRPSAALAPEDLSDLEWYYLVCMSFVFGHNQSSLPGRTLEIGDTIWLCDAQHADSKIFSRSLLAKSASIQTVVCFPYQKGVIEIGSTELVIEDPNLIQHVKACFLEISKPTCSDKSSSVLDKPHDDKYPTCTKSDHRVFDVMALENPCSLEKKIKFDNHDPVNGLEGDNNEDSNMDFPDGCEHHYPMESMIDASENQGKDSKNEGQTQLLELQDCYRPKRGFLDAGADEDLCYIRTLCAILGNSSTFKANPYAGNSNCKSSFAKWKKGRVSERKRSKFHQSMLKKTLFKVPFMHRSYFSRKSQKESDRMEWTSKLENAGDGFMGKTLSDKKREIKNFQVVKSLAPSSISEEEKISILGDTIKYLKRLETRVEELESYMEVADTEARTRRKCPDVLEQMSDNYGTRKICMGVKPWMNKRKASGFDEMDTELERIVCEEAKALDVKVKVKEQEVLIEMKCPYREYILYDIMDTINNLHLDAHTVESSTSDGVLSLTLKSKFRGAATAPLRMIKEALWKAYGNV; this is encoded by the exons ATGGCCAACAAGGGAAGTCCAATGCATGAGAAGATGCAGAAAAACCTTTGCACACAACTTGCTGTTGCAGTGAGAAGCATTCAATGGAGTTATGGGATCTTCTGGGCACCTTCAACCACTGAAGAAAG GGTGCTGGAATGGAGAGAAGGGTACTACAATGGAGACATCAAGACAAGAAAAACTGTTCAAGCCATGGAATTGGAAATGAAAGCTGATAAAATAGGTCTGCAGAGGAGTGAGCAATTGAAGGAACTATACAAGTTTCTTCTTGCAGGTGAAGCTGATCCACAAACCAAAAGGCCTTCTGCTGCATTAGCTCCAGAGGATCTCTCAGATTTGGAGTGGTATTACTTGGTTTGCATGTCCTTTGTTTTCGGTCACAATCAAAG TAGTTTGCCGGGGAGAACACTGGAAATTGGTGACACAATCTGGTTATGCGATGCTCAACATGCAGATAGTAAAATTTTCTCTCGTTCTTTGCTAGCAAAG AGTGCGTCAATTCAG ACCGTGGTGTGTTTTCCCTACCAGAAAGGCGTTATTGAGATAGGTTCAACTGAACTG GTTATCGAGGACCCTAATCTGATCCAACATGTGAAGGCTTGCTTCTTAGAAATCTCAAAGCCTACGTGTTCTGATAAATCTTCCTCTGTGCTTGATAAGCCTCATGATGACAAATATCCAACATGTACCAAAAGTGACCACAGGGTGTTTGATGTAATGGCTCTGGAGAATCCATGTTCCCttgaaaagaaaatcaaatttgaTAATCATGATCCTGTCAATGGGTTAGAAGGTGATAACAATGAAGATTCTAACATGGATTTTCCTGATGGTTGTGAGCACCATTACCCTATGGAATCCATGATTGATG CTTCTGAGAACCAAGGCAAGGATTCCAAGAATGAAGGCCAAACTCAACTTTTGGAACTTCAAGATTGCTACAGACCAAAGAGAGGATTCTTGGATGCTGGAGCTGATGAAGACTTGTGCTACATCAGAACCCTTTGTGCTATTTTGGGGAACTCGTCAACATTCAAAGCAAACCCTTATGCCGGTAACTCGAATTGCAAATCTAGTTTTGCAAAATGGAAGAAAGGGAGAGTTTCTGAAAGGAAGAGGTCAAAGTTTCACCAAAGCATGTTAAAGAAGACTTTGTTTAAGGTCCCCTTCATGCACAGAAGTTACTTTTCCCGCAAGTCACAGAAAGAGAGTGACAGAATGGAATGGACTAGTAAATTGGAAAATGCTGGTGATGGTTTCATGGGAAAAACATTATCTGAtaagaaaagagaaattaaaaactttCAGGTTGTCAAATCTTTGGCTCCATCTTCTATAAGTGAG GAGGAGAAGATATCAATTCTTGGTGACACAATTAAGTACTTGAAAAGGCTTGAGACTAGAGTGGAAGAGCTAGAATCTTACATGGAAGTTGCAGATACTGAAGCAAGAACAAGGAGAAAATGCCCTGATGTTCTGGAACAGATGTCTGATAACTATGGCACCAGAAAGATTTGCATGGGAGTGAAACCTTGGATGAACAAGAGGAAGGCCAGTGGTTTTGATGAGATGGACACAGAACTAGAAAGAATTGTTTGCGAAGAAGCAAAGGCTTTGGATGTGAAAGTGAAGGTAAAGGAGCAGGAGGTTCTGATTGAGATGAAATGTCCTTACAGGGAATACATTCTCTACGATATCATGGATACCATTAACAACCTACATTTAGATGCTCACACAGTTGAATCATCAACAAGTGATGGCGTTCTCTCATTGACACTTAAATCTAAG tttCGAGGAGCAGCAACAGCACCACTGAGGATGATCAAAGAAGCTCTCTGGAAAGCATATGGAAATGTTTGA